DNA from Elaeis guineensis isolate ETL-2024a chromosome 2, EG11, whole genome shotgun sequence:
TACTTCAAAGGTGGCAACAACTATAGATAATGTAATATGATACTGTTAATTTACTAAATATAATTACAATATAGAAGAGCATGAGCATCAGAAATGATTAAGAAGAGATTATTCACATTACCTTAAAAAATGCTTCAGAACATTTAAAGTTTAGTGCTGTTTGACTTGCACAGAGCATTGTTGTCAAAATATGTGTTACTGCTTGGAACACCAAATTTAGCTCAAGGGTATAAGATATATGACATTCTACCAGAGCTTTTACTGCATCCATTCTTAACCAAGCTTCATCAATGGTAGTCCATTTCTAATACCACAGTGGCATTTGTTTGCAAGTCCTGTTGGACTCATGGTTGATAAAGCCAGACTTTCCTCCAATGTTTTGAATCAAGAAAGTCTCCACCAATCTTTATCATCCTTAGTGCAAGAATCTGATAAACGTAGCTTCTGATGTGTATTGATATGGTTGATACATGTCCATACAAATTGTTCAAGCTGGACTTGGGAGTCTAGTTGAAAAGTCAACAAATAGAAAGTTGCAGCTTTCATCTTGATAGAATTATAAGATTATGGAAGCACATGGGCTGCATGAACTTTTGTAACACCCAAATACAAATCATGAACTGCAATTCATGAAGGTCAAAATGTACCTGCCTAAATTTATGTTTAAAAGAAAAAATCTAGTCAGAATTACAAAAGCTGCAACTCATGATGGTATGTGCATATGCTGACTCTGTGCTGCCACAGAATTTGTTCAGTTTCTTCTTACTTGAATTTTCCTCAGGACTTCAACATGCATTGCTTGCTTTTACAGGATTATGCATCTTATATATTTGTCTTATGGATCGATAATACTTTTGGTCAACATTATATGATTGCCATTCTTTGGATAAATTTTGACTATGTTATAGGTAGTTTATCAGACTGCTTGATCTTTTTATAATCTCATTATTATCTTGTTACCAGGATCTGCCCCATAGATCTTAAAGAGGCTATAGCTAGCATTGTTTTTGCATCCCCAAGATGTGCAGACATACCAGAACTTATGGAAATTCGCAAGCATTTTTTAGCAAAATATGGGAAAGAGTTCATTACTGCAGCTCTTGAAGTTCGACCAGAATGTGGTGTTAGCCGTAtggtatgttttaaatttttgtttcatgttttttGTGTGTGCTTGTGCTTGTGTTTTGGGAGTGGGTGGGGTAGTGTTGGGGAGAGGGGAGATTGTTCACAATGGTGGTTGGTTATGTTTTCATGGTTGTGAGATAATCAGGTATGTTGAATTTCACCTGCCAGTCATGTTTTTACTTGTTTGTCTTTCACATTGTTGAAATTAGGTGGTTGAGAAATTGTCAGCAAGGGCACCTGATGTTGAGACAAAGGTCAAGACCTTGACTGCAATTGCCCAAGAACATAATGTCAAATGGGATCCAGAAGCATTTCAGGAGCAGATTAAGAAGCCTGATGATGATCTGCTGGTAAGATATAGGCTTTATAAATTTCTTCAGTTGCATGTGTGGCTCTAGATCCCTGCATAAAACTGACAACTAGGTTTCTTGAATCTGTGATTGAGCAGAATGGCCCTACATCTTTTACCAGTGCCAGCAAGATGACAATGCAATCGTCTCGTGTCACAGACCAAGTGAATGTATCAATTAGGGAAATGCCTGAGAATGTTGTGACCAGCAAACCAAACAACTTCAATACATTGTCTCATGAAAGCATCAGCACTTCTAGCAGTTCAGTACCTATTGCTCCTCAATCTACTCCAAAAACTTCAGGTATGAGAAGCATAACCTTCATTTGTGAAGCTCTTATTTTGGTTTCATCACATACTCAAATTACATGCAAGATTTATGACCTTTTATGATTGCTCTCTAACAGAAAATAGATCTGGAGGGGAAGGATTGAAGTTTTCATATTCTAAGGAAGATGATGCTTTAAGTCAGTCAAATTGGAATATGGAATTTAGGGATGCAACTTCTGCTGCCCAGGCAGCTGCAGAATCTGCAGAAAGGGCTAGCATAGCTGCTAGAGCTGCTGCTGAACTTGCAAGCCGCGGCAATGTTTCTAGGCCAAATTCTTCTGGGTCACAAGAATCAACTGTCCAGGGTATCAGAGCTGTGCCTGGCACTTCAAAAGGCTCAAGGCCAGAAGGTGAACACCCTGTTAGGGGGTCTGTCAGGATGGAGGAGAACAAAGGGAAAAGCTTCCAAGGAATGAAATCCGAGATGCATAAACCCCATGTAGTAGAAGCTAGCACTATGAGGGACAGCGAATATGATGGCCATGGAACTGTTGGCAATATATCACTGAGTAGATCTCCATCTCATTCAAGCACCTCTTCAATCAATGATGATGTTTCAGAGTTCAATATTCAAAAAGCTGATTCAGAGGCATACAATTATACTCAAAAATGGTTCTCAGAAGCAGAATATGCGGTGCAGCATCAGAACAatgagaaagtcgagcttgctgatCTGGGTTCAGGAAATGTAAATGAAAGCAAATCAGCCCCTTTTCAGCTTTCTAATGCACTTGATGGTTATACCATCTGGGATAATCCTGAGAGGAATACTACAATAGGTGACTATGGCACTGCAGTCTTTGATGACTATGGTTCTGATACTGATGGTCATTCAACACTAGGGAGGGGGGACAGAGGAAACTTGTTGGATTCATTTATTCCGCAACAGTCTTCTAGTTTTTCATCGAATATGGAACCTTGGAGTCCTAGGCAGCAAAAAGGTAAATCCCTGGTTACTGATGCTAGAACACCTTTTGTGACAGAACCCCATGCCACAGAGTATTCGGAAACAATCACTAAAGGTACTCTTCCATCACAGTCTGATAACATACCTCCAGCTTATGATTCGGATGGCCTCAGCTCCGAGGATCATTACGAGATAGACCAGTCCACAAAAGGCTCACCACCGACAGGATCTACACACGAAACAACTTACTTTGAGGGGAAGAAAGGTGTTGAAGGAGCTAAAACAAATTCTCCTTCATCTTACTGTGATATTAATGAGGAAACCCATGAAGCAGAACCAATCTCTTCTAATAGATACAGGAAAAGTTCTGGTTTTAGTGGGCATGGTAACCAGCCATCTCCAAGATATGATAAGAGGAACCCTGATGATTCCATGATAGGGTCAGATATCAGCCTAAGAGAAAAAGAGCCATGGTCTTGGCGATCACCAAGAGTTTCATCAATGGATGAGGTTGAAACTATGGAGAAGATTGGAATGCCCTCATCGCCTCCTGGTATTAAAGATTATGAAATTTCAGATGACAGCTATGAAAGTGGGCAAGGCTTGAACCTGGGAAGGTTGACTGGTGGATTTAAAAACAAAAGTCACCATCGTCCACCTTATGTAAGGACCCCCTTGGTTGGTGCTTCACTCCCATCAAAGCAAGCCTCAGATGATTCTCCTTCCATCATTGAGAAACCTGTTGTCTCTGACGTGGATGATTCCCTTGCTAGCACTGAGGTCGCAGTTCAGAGGCGACACAGGAAAGATTACAAAGTATCAAGCTTAAGGTCCCCAGGAACAAATTTCAATCCAGGTAGTAATGAACAGGAACATTATACTGTCAGAAGTGGACATCGCAAGGATACTTCTTTCACACAACCAGAAGGCCAAGACATTTCCCCCATTACGGAGAAATCGACTGTTTCCCCTGCAGGCAAGACAATGTCAAGTTTTGAAATTCCCAAGCAGGACTCAGGTATGCCAATGAACTACTTTGACTTGGACAATAATGATGAAGAAGATCTTAAGTCACGCTATGCTGTTGGAAAAAGAGGCAATATAGATGCAAAGCTTTCTCGCCGGACGAGAGATATACCATCAGTGGGCAAACAAGGTAGTCTTTCAAGAACTATTAATCGATCTGAAATGACAGCTGTCTCCGATATGGAAGATAAGGCCTCTCCATCAAGTACTTATGCAACTGAGTCTTTTTCCAACAAAAGAACCCATGCCAGAAACTTAGATTGGAAGGAGAGTTCCAAGTCTCTGCAACCAAATTCATCAGCTGAGCAATCTTTGGTGACACCTTTGAAGACTGAATCCTCAACATCCAAGGGAAATCCAGAGTCATCACGTCGTGATTCAACACAATCTCTCGTTCCAGATAATGGTGCAAACTCAAAGACATCAAGTTCAAGCAGGGAATCAAGTTCTCATGGAAGCTCACGTAAAAATGCTTCTCATGTACACCCAAAACTTCCCGACTATGATTCTATTATGGCTCATTTTCAGTCGCTTCGATCAAATCGAGCCTAACTGCTGGTAttacttcttttttccttttgttgtgCATTATATGGGGCTTGTGGCAATAAATAGGCgatttatcttataattttaaattcacGGGTATGTTTCTAGTTGCATAGCCAATGTAAGTTTGTATATTTTTTCAGGAATCATTAGTTATCCACTTGTGAttttagcaataaaaaaaatGTTATATGAGGCCAGCTTCtgtaatttttcttggttgtATGCTTGGTGTCTGTGATCTTTTCTCACTGCTTGGTAAATATAGTAATTCCGAACCACATTTTGCGAATTCTTTTCATTTGATGATCAAAATCGGTGATGCGTTTCCATTTATAAATTTATGGCCCAATCTTCTCTATTTCTGCTCCTGGATAAAAATGCCTCGCTTTCATCCATGCATcttacatcttatatgtggcatcTTTTCGATTTGCAGCAAAATAACACTGGCACTTTCACTAGGAATGATTCTTGCGGTATTGGCCAGTTTTGGAgggaaagaatatttttatcaaaaaaaaaaaaaaaattaaattgcattaaatttttatgatatgaaaaatcGGTGATCCAATCTGATGAATGATATGCTTTCTCTCCATCGGAAGCGGGGAACGAAGAATTTCTCACTCCAAATAAGTGAAACCTGGCTTGCTATCTGCTAGCAAACTTTTGATGAGTTAGTATATGCATCCTGTGGCACCAAATGCCAAGTCTCTTGTTTTCAGAACAAGTTACGCATAGAAAGCCAAAATCTGGCGACGTGTTGCACCACATCTTTCTTGCATTGACCAGGTAATGGACCTGGAACCTAAATAAACCCGAACGAAGGCACATAGATAGGGTAATATATGGTTGAATATAAAACAGCATTGGAGTTAACCTAAATAAGCGGGAGTAAGGACATACTGACAGAGTAATGTATAGTCAGATCTGTGTGCCCCTTATCCCGTGACTAAAGAGGGGCGTCGAGTTGAGAAGAAGTATAACCACAGGCTTCAACATCACATTAGACCAGTAGCATCCCCTCGTTCGGTGATAAGCAAAAACTTGAATGCAAGTCTCTATGCAACAAATGTCTTTTTCTTGTAATCTAAATAGCTCACTCACAGTCACATTCTTCAACAAATATCAAAATTTGAACCTACTACCACTCGCACTTTCAACGATGGAATAAAATATGACGCAATAGAGCAAGTGCACGAATTCTGCATGGAGAAACATTGAGGGCGATGGATAACAAAAACCAATCTTCTCGCAGTTCTATTCACAGGGCTTTGTCGGAAAGAGGCGAGCGGGTGGAACAGTTCTCAAGCACTGCTTGAGTTGATGCACCAACACTGCGATTGGCTGGGAGTATTCTCGTGTAAAACCATCCATTTTGGTTTCCACCTTCCATCTTCCTTTTTATTGTACGTTGCGGGATGAACCACACAGCTACCGGTCAAAAACTAGCCAAGAGACCCGTCAAGTTTACTGTTCCTCCACCTCTCAGAAAAGACGAAGAGCTTGCCACAAGCAAGGGAATCTTCAACGGGGCAAGCGACTGCCACAGTGTCATCAACAACCAAGCTAGTACTGTAGATTGGCCAGGCCCTGGAACGTGAGAATGGGTTGGGACTTGGAGGTCGGTGCAACCTCGCAGTCCTCCAATCTGCATTAGAAATTTATTTGTCAATCTGCATTAGAAAGAAGAAATCTCATTACAAACAAtgacttttcttttttaaaaaatgccGAAGATAGGGCAGCCCATCAAAATGTCCATGCATGCATGGGTGGTATAGATAGCTTAAAGCTAACTAGTATCCTAGTGATGGATTGTTTTTGCCAGAGAAATAAACTTCATAATATCGTATCCATGAAGGAGTATAGCttgttacccaaaaaaaaaaaaaaaaaaaggcaaaagcAGTATGGCATGattttgtttttaaaaaatatggaaGGGGCTATTCCTCACCCTCTACTCTCTGTAACCCTCCCGTCCAACCCCCATCCAGGCTAGATCGAGCTCACACGATCAGAGCTCAGTACTATGAGAGTTGAAGTGGTCGGCTCTGGCATAAGTCATATCATTTGAACCAAAAAATTAATAGTAAAACACCGTGATGCTCGATGTTGGACCTGAGACCTTTCTTACTCTGCAAGGTGATGCTAACTGGTTGAGCTCCCACCTTGAGCATAGTAAGTTGATGAGGCTGTtaagattataaaaaattatcatttagtcTATAAACTTCATAATCTTATTGCTTATACTCTCTAATTATTTTGTTCTAATATACTTGTTTTTTTCTGTTATCACGGATACTAACATCCTAGCAAAATTATAGTATCGTTTAGGCATAGTGCGAGCTGAAAATTACACTGTATAACATATGATCACTGGTAAAGTATAACAACATTTGATCGCATAATTAAGAGGCATTTGTAAGACAAAACCTGATAACTGCAAATTTACAGGCATTAAAGGAGTTCTCGGTTTTATTATCCTAAAGATTTTCAGAGATAAGAACAAGCATGTTTTTATTGGGTTACATTTTTCTAACTTGTTATCCACTCTGGATTTCTCAAACTTCCTCTCAATGCAATCGACATCGCGTGCTCTTCCAGTAAGACTTCACCTGGATTTACCGTCATATCTCCATGAATACCAATATCGATGAAGGAAAGTTTGAGGGGATCATGGGATGTTGTGGGCACTATCTCCAAAAGGTTATAttataagttttaaaaaaaatataatttaatttattatgaaGTCGAACTATAACAAGTCTCACAACTTTTGTGACGGAACATGCATGAAAGTTGCCGCCTTGTAGTTCTTTTAAATTTATCTTTCGTGACTTCTTTTGATACAGCTTCAAATCTTGTATTGGTTTCATATTTTTACTCCATATTTTTattgtatatattttatatttttttgtgagATATTATTCATTTTGCTCAGGATCTtcataatattatttttcaaaaaatatctcatataaaaaaaataattatttttatataaatcaaaatttttattgatacaCAATCAACATGAAAGTaatgatgtcttttattttaaattataataatatataattagttATGTATGTTTTCAAAAATACGATCGGTATCCATTACCATTCCGGTTTTTAACCTTTTTCACCCTATTTTAGTAGTTGACTGTGACAAGTTTATAACTTATAAGCAGTTacgtaataaaaaaataaaaagcaccTCTTTTTCACCCTATTTTACTTGTGGCTCTCCCCTTTTCCCGCCGGTCCCAAGCGAACCAACTGTGGCGTTTTTACCCGGGGTACGAAGGGCCATGCCCGTGGATGTCATCAACCAAGTCGCAGCCTGGATCCTACTCTCCAGCAACATCTTCTCGCGCGTCTCCCTCTCAGTCCTCCTTATCTGCGCTGCCTACATCGCCTCTTCTTCTCCCCATCCTCACCGGGACGGTGGAGGACTTGAATCACGGTGGTCTGGCTCCAAAATGAGAGTTTTGGTCTGACCAAGAGGAACAAGGGTTTGGGAAGGGAGGCATGGCGAGGATAAAAAGGATTTCTCGTAACTTTCAATCTTTTCTCCGGCGGAGCATGGTTCGTTCGTGGCGTtaggagaaaggagaggagagCCAGGGTGTTCGTTTGAGAGGGATTTtgtttaaagaaaataaaaaatcctcTCCGTCAAATTCTTAGATTGTTATGTTAGCCAACTATGCTGCCAGCCGAGAATTAGTGTGAATTTTTCGGTGTGATATTTTGGTGTCACCCTCCCATCACTTGTGACACTCGGGCCTGTTTAGTTGGAGCTAGAATATATCTTTAGTAATTTTTTTGTACGCCAcatttggtataaaaaaatatatcctttcATCCACATAATCTTCATTTTTCAATAtacattaaatatatataaatctattttttaattaaaattttaaataataaaaatatttttctccttctgaaaaaattatgacatttcgtggttatattatgatattttacagtcaaattatgattttttttgcatACATGATGTCATAAAGAATGAACAGatattttgatcatttaaaaaatttatgaatttttaatgataaaaatatctttctttctttataatttgtgaaagaaaaattataacatcatatGTAAAAAGTTATAATTTGGCAATGAAATGTCATAACTAcatgatttcatatattttttcagaagagaagaaatatttttatcattcaaaattttaaatgaaaaaaataaaaatacagtcGTTAAATATGctattaaatacgtattgaaaagcTATAACTACGTGCTTCAATATGATTGGACTGTATACAGTGGATAAAGACTTTCACATGTATTTTATATTAACCCAACAAGAGAGGCGGGAGAggcaagataaaataaatatttattatttagatagtatttattttttataccatATTATCAAAtagaaataatttaatttttttctttttatttaaataCCCTCATTTGTATTAATGTgtatcataaatatattaataaaaaatattttttaacatataattaatttaaatattttattaactcttagtaaatttattttaatattcgaaatacataatatttattataagtgAACCATGAATATCCAGCGAAAAGatgatattatttaaaaattttattaaaaaatattattaaaacgtgataatatttttatatatgattacctctaaataaatgtaataatattttttgatagcaatttaaagttatttttctaataatcagatttttttttttccccctctatCCTCAGAAATACCTCACATATACTCCAAGTGCTTGCCAGCTGAGCCAACATATGTTGGCCTAGCTGTGACTTGACCTTGGAAAAAGTGGGAAAAATTCCAAGGCCGTTACCCAAAACGATGGCGTAGACCCCACTCGCGTGGGTCGTGGCCTTGGACCGTAAACATCACTAGCCATCGTGGGCTCATGGCGAGTAAGGTGGGGTAAGTAGTTGGTAACTTCGCGACAGCGACTTCCAACACCGCGAAATTCGTGGCTAGTGCATCGCCCATGATCACCTCCTGGGTCCCTCCTATCGTCACACTCCAAGCCCGCGGGGTTCCCCTAGAGGAACCAAAAGGATATACACGAAGTCGATGCAAAAGCCGAGACTGGACACGCGTCACCTAATGACACGCCTACATACCATTTTCGCGGTCTCACCTCACCATCCGATTCCGAAAACCCTTGCATCGTTGCGTTTTCTTCGTTTCCTCTTCCATCTTATCCATTTCCATCAATTACTAATGCTACCTGCTATCTGTACCAAATGGAAGACCTACAAAATAACCCATCCAGGATGTGACACGTGGAGTCACGACAAACCTGTTGTATCCTCGCATTCTCACCGGGGCCTGAGTTGGGTCCCAGCCAAGTGAAGCAGCTCCACATATATCGTTTATATATCTCAGTAACGCGATCTTAAAGGAGTAAACGTCTTATTATGCTATGAGAATATTTAATATAATGGATCCCACAAGTATCGAACGCCCCGAAGACCGCACGCttaatctttcaaaaaaaaaaaaaagaccgcaCGCTTACGGCCCGGTCGCTGGAGAATGGACACGATGGGACTTGACGTCCCTCGTTCCCCACTTCACCTGGGCCCCACAACTCTCACTGCAGTCCGTTACGTGTAGACCGCGGCTTCCCAATGTGCGAAGACTTGGAGCCGGCAGCAACCAGACAGTCTTGTGCCGTTGGATGCCGGCGTCATCCAGGCTGACGCGTCCATTCAACGTTCTAGATTTTCGGTCCCAATTTAGAGTCAAAATAACGGGTCCGTCCGTACGGCcgcctagaattttttttaaattcttgacagcgtttttttttttttttttaaatttcgagTCAAGCCGAGCGAAATTTCTTAGAAGGTGGCGATAGTATTAGCTGAGGTGAGCCGTACAGAGAGCAGTCGACGTACGACACGTGTGATGTCAGAGAA
Protein-coding regions in this window:
- the LOC105038113 gene encoding uncharacterized protein, with the translated sequence MHSKSKISGMLPKSFKAGKCKTSLKLALARIKLLKNKREVLLKQMKRDLAQLLESGQEQTARIRVEHVIREEKTMSAYDLIEIYCELIVARLSIIESQKICPIDLKEAIASIVFASPRCADIPELMEIRKHFLAKYGKEFITAALEVRPECGVSRMVVEKLSARAPDVETKVKTLTAIAQEHNVKWDPEAFQEQIKKPDDDLLNGPTSFTSASKMTMQSSRVTDQVNVSIREMPENVVTSKPNNFNTLSHESISTSSSSVPIAPQSTPKTSENRSGGEGLKFSYSKEDDALSQSNWNMEFRDATSAAQAAAESAERASIAARAAAELASRGNVSRPNSSGSQESTVQGIRAVPGTSKGSRPEGEHPVRGSVRMEENKGKSFQGMKSEMHKPHVVEASTMRDSEYDGHGTVGNISLSRSPSHSSTSSINDDVSEFNIQKADSEAYNYTQKWFSEAEYAVQHQNNEKVELADLGSGNVNESKSAPFQLSNALDGYTIWDNPERNTTIGDYGTAVFDDYGSDTDGHSTLGRGDRGNLLDSFIPQQSSSFSSNMEPWSPRQQKGKSLVTDARTPFVTEPHATEYSETITKGTLPSQSDNIPPAYDSDGLSSEDHYEIDQSTKGSPPTGSTHETTYFEGKKGVEGAKTNSPSSYCDINEETHEAEPISSNRYRKSSGFSGHGNQPSPRYDKRNPDDSMIGSDISLREKEPWSWRSPRVSSMDEVETMEKIGMPSSPPGIKDYEISDDSYESGQGLNLGRLTGGFKNKSHHRPPYVRTPLVGASLPSKQASDDSPSIIEKPVVSDVDDSLASTEVAVQRRHRKDYKVSSLRSPGTNFNPGSNEQEHYTVRSGHRKDTSFTQPEGQDISPITEKSTVSPAGKTMSSFEIPKQDSGMPMNYFDLDNNDEEDLKSRYAVGKRGNIDAKLSRRTRDIPSVGKQGSLSRTINRSEMTAVSDMEDKASPSSTYATESFSNKRTHARNLDWKESSKSLQPNSSAEQSLVTPLKTESSTSKGNPESSRRDSTQSLVPDNGANSKTSSSSRESSSHGSSRKNASHVHPKLPDYDSIMAHFQSLRSNRA